Below is a window of Humulus lupulus chromosome 2, drHumLupu1.1, whole genome shotgun sequence DNA.
GAACATCTCGTGGAGGTGGATCTTGGGCCTcaggcggaggcgggggctgagcacCCTGCGCCTCAGCAGCCAATCTAGccagctcctcgttacgtttcttggcctccgCCGATTGCTTTCGCAACTGACGGTTTTCAAGCTCCACGATAGGGACATATCGTTCagggttataatacatgtcctcgttgtccctgggggccggtggtacaagtggtcctcgagagtcagaAGATCCACTCCTCTCATCTGGGTCCGGGTTCATCATCGGTTGTTTCCCAAGGCGCCTCGGTTGGCTAACTTCCTCTTCAGGAATATtaggatcattcgcggccatagttgattcagggaggcttcttcgactgaCTAGACTCATATTCGTTttacttaatgctctcaatgaaagcaccaaactgttgacgccgtttttcgtcaacttaaatcgcagagcaattaaacaatataaactaCGGTGTGAACGAATAGTAAAGAGGaacaagaaggtttttacgtggttcaacagttaaatctgcctagtccacaagtctgtgttattaagacttagagttttctggaaattcttcaaggatgaattacccagagttttctctcaagatatcaacaAATCCTTCAtctacaagtggtcattccttctctatttatagggaaggttacaggatttgttcccacatatttcgggaagatattctgtatatcaatttaaataatgacattaaatgatatatcttctatatacaaggaaacatcccctgaagacccgggaatgaataacaaactaaataatatccctttaatattgggattttacaacaataaatatgttcacacatacAATGGTTTATCTCGGGTGACTCATCAGATCTTCGAGGTTAGCGATCGACATCGTGGCCGTCAAGACTTACATGCTTGTTACGAACTTGCCATCTTACTCCAAGACCTGCTAAGAGCAAATAAATACTATCgaggctatcacactcgagcttgcacttcctaAGCTCGGACTACTCAATCCGAAGGCACTTGATAACGAATGTATCCTGATGTCATGTCATTTCGAGCCTAGAAAGAATCCCAAGGCTACACGTCTTCGAGATTGCCATTTTACGTCGGAGGTTTTACAATAGGACTATAAAATGTAtttcatatatttcgagctcatacttgacgagtccagttttcgaggtcataatttatggtctcgaaatctaggtgtaacaccTTACACGTCTAAGCCTacattccctttctttttattattatttttttaattaattcaataaatcTAAATAAAGGATACtacaagtgtgtagaaaattctacacatatgcaccatgctaccatgcacttgcacatactaaatcactagggtgcatcactacctaccatgcatcttagtgcattcaaccataactcaaatattcacattttttaaaataaattaataaatatcatttaacaaataaattcacaaaaattctaccaaaaaattttaacaaataaataaaataaacaaataattaaataaaataatcatacacttaacaattaaataaaaataaatcacaacacttaacaattaaataaaataaaacacaaaattttaataactaaaaaaaaaattggtgcactacaaacATACTCATAtaatattaacacataattaaaacaattattgcctctcggccccctaatccaggcactaagtcatattagggaatttgagatgttacaTTGATACTcaaatctttttttcttttataataataatacataaatctacaattttggtgcaaCCGTTAGTATTCGCCTTTAACTACATGTTAAGTATCCACGTGACACATTTTTATACTCGTAAATTTATGTATTACACTTTATAAATGATTTGAGTATTATTGCTGCTAATATCCCTAAATTCTTTAAGTACTATAAAAAtcattataaatttttaaaaatctaaaagattattagaaactaattaataaaacttaAATTTACAAATTCGAAACAaccaaaattaaaattgaaacttaCAATCATCCCAAAATTCATTTTATGAATTGGTTTCtaataatcttttagattttttaaaatttaaaatgatttttataatgtttaaagaatttaaataatttagtctaaaatcatcccaaaattcaTATGTGCCACGTGGATACTTAACGGGCAGTTAATGATGAGTATTAACAATTGTACAAAAACTGTAGATTTAGGTATTATtgcaacaaaaaaaatatattaaagtgtaacttttgaaaatatTTGGGTATTATTGCCGCCAATTAGACTAACAAAAATGTGTCACGTTGATACTTAACAGACagttaacggtgagtactaactgttacacccaaatttcgagaatgaaaattttgatctcgaagtcaggctcgtaaagtgtaagctcagaATAAGCATGTTCGTCATAATCagctttaatgaaaatatcaagaacagTCTCACCGAGCAATAAGTGCGACAACATCGGAATTGACGAGCTCGGAAACTATATGGTTTCAGAGGTGTTCTGATATTATAAttcaagctcgaagctacaatgacaaatgtcagcacttgtataaatctccCAATTTATTTCCTACCAtcagacaagacggttcgagctcgaGGATTGTGAGCTCGAAAGGGATGATCTCGAATACATTATTTGCGGAGAACATAGGCGAACTGGGATATTGAGCTCGTGATGGGTGAACAGTCTCGATGGCATATGAGTCTAGTGTTCAAGCTCGTAAGtcgtgtgtgaacatgtttattattataaaattctTATGTTTAATGGATCAGATGTAATCTATTATTAAATctcaaatatcatgggatttatatgggggatttttcaaaaatatggctttttagccatcaatgtgcaaaaatatggtaattaaactTTACTTActttgtatggaaaaatttaaCTACAGAAAATCAGAATATGGGAAAATTTATCCCAcattaaaaagtaaaaaataaacaaacaaatcaTCCATTAAGGAGGGTAGTATTGTAATTAAACATCCAAATACTACAATGCTGAAATTTTGAATCGATCAAAAACATCCCCAACAGAAAAAAAAATTTCAGCAAGAACACCCATCTCCTCCGGCAACTCCAGCCACAAACCCAAACCTTCAGCCACCTCCAGCCACGTGAAACAACACCTTCATACAATCGGATCTGCTTCTCCAGTGACATCCATCTCCGGCGATGTCCTTCTCCATCACCAACGACGTCCTTCTCCATCTCTTACGACGAACTTCTCCATCGTCCAAAGCATCCAAGAAAACCAGGTTTGTAAAATCTTGCTCTGTCAAATACTATATTAATCTAATTTTCTTCAACTTAAAATCTATTAATTTCCTAATTCTTCTACATAATATAGAACCATTGATTTCATATATGCGTAACGGCTCTAGTCACGAGGAGGAGCTCTGTCCTACACAAAAATAAATATTGAATTGAATACATagcttttttaatttaatttatttatgagCAGAATCGGTAGTTTGAGTGGTATAGCCTAGTGAGTTAAGTCTACTACAAGTGATATTTTTAGTTGTGAGAAAACTATCTACAGCTGCCTTTTAACTTTACGAACCAAGCAAACAAACAAACCTCTTCGGCCGCCATTAGAGCTCAGAACCAAGCTCAAAAGCTCACAGgttttttctttattattcttTTTCAAGTTCTGAATCTTTTCTTGTAAATATGTCTATGTTGCTGTACAACTTTCTTTCTTGATTGCCTCTTGGTTTCTGTATTGAATTAATTTGTATTAATGCATCTTCCCTTTTTGGATTTTCTATTTGGAGCATTTTGCAGATCTATACACCGCATATAATCTTTAATCAAATACTCCATTGATTTGTTTTgcatttttcctttttttctaaTTATTCCCAAATCTTGTAACCTGAATCATTGTTCTCTCTCATTTTTCTAATCTTTTCTTCTCGTTAAAGCACTTTTTGTAATTTTCCATTTGTCACTCTTTAGCTGATTTTCTCGGGAAAATTCAAGCTACGAACCTTCAAAATTCCCTCTAGTCTTTCTACAATCTTGCGTAATAcacctttttttttaatatttataaaaatgctTCGATTTGTGGGGTCGTTTTTGCTCTGCCTATATGCTGTGGCTCCGTTGTTGAGCTCTCTCTCGATAAAAAATAACTATGATTATTTTAGATTCAACTTTGTCTTTGCGATAAAAAAACATTTGATATTGGTCTGAATTCTAATTGTCAAAACATTCAATAACaacaaagtaaccagttaccttgaaaaactgttatattttcaaattaagttTTTCAGTGACGTATTTAATTGCAGactaaagtaaccagttaccttcaccaGTTACACCCAATTAACTacttaaaaatttacaaaatattacaagtatggaaaatactacttctttggttcaatttggaGGCAAGTGGTCGGAGGCGAGGGAGGAGGTTGGTTTGTGGTCAgatctggttttttttttctgtcttgagatctatggtaactggttaccttcacattgtttgtttgtatattttaggaggtaactggttaccttcacattctgatgtgagtgtatatttctgggttctatatggtaactggttacctaggttactaaatcatacttactcttcttcttttttttccttcaaatgtgatgttttttttttcatttctaatatgagtgactcgtcaacctcttatgataactggttacccctcttatggcagtaagttactaatcgcactgtaactggttacccctcctgatacatgttatttaacctctaagattattttttacataaatgtgaaaaaacacaaacaagtaactggttacccctctagataaatgttatttaagctagttgtaggatttttttttacataactttgaaaaattaaataagtaactggttaccttacccaggttttaaaaaaaacgtacaacctaaaaaaaaaggaaaaaaaatgtttacaataaataaaaaaataataataaacacaattcatattacaaaaaaaaaaaattgcaaaacaaccatggaaaaatttaatataaaaatagttatataaaattaatataaaaaaaataatcaaataagctaaaaaaaataattaaattacaaacatacctttcaaaattcataaaacttgattaagagtgaaaatatggcataaacaaacttttatacaaaaatatgggaaactaaacccataaaagtgaaattaaaacaaaaaaagccataaattaacttttcttgaaaaaaagccatatttttgcacaatctatTAAAATTCTCATATAATATGTAATTTTCACATTTATATGCATACATAATAACCATTTGCGTTTATTTGCAttgatttaattgatttgtattatAACTCCCGGAAATCTCTAGGGAGATATTcagtaaaccactctataaatagagtgggacaATTCATTTGTAAAGGGTGAGAAATTTGTATTGGTAAGACTCTGCATAATTGCTtccaaaaagctttgagagaattccaaaaagtgaataacacagactcgtggactaggcagattttaactgttgaaccacgtaaaaaatcgtatctatattgtttgtttcctcttgtatttttgtttaattgctcttcatttctaaatTAACTAAAAACAACATCAATACTAATGGTTGcaccaaaattatagatttatatattattaccgcaagaaaaaaaagatttgggtattaaagtgtaatTTTTGAATAAAATTGACTATTATAGCTGCCAATATTcctttaatttacaataatatatgTATTCTTAAATTATGAAgtagtatttttttaattatatataatatatttatacagttttattgaagaaaaaagagaaacagaaataaaaagcttttttttttgacaaaagaaacaaaaataaaaagttaagaaaaaaattctaaaaatataactttttatATTATATGCACTTAtagttattataatattttattatttgtgaGGATTGGTTTGTTGAGTCTTTCAGACTTATTGGTACCCATGTAAAAGAAAAAGAATGCATAGTTTCTAATTCTATTAAGGGTAATCGATAAgtaaaaatggcattttcaaaagaaaaagaatgCATAGTGTCTTTTAAGGGTAACGTTGAGTAAAAGCTGTTAACTAATGAATTGAGATGGCTAAATGTGATCGGTTAAACATGGTCCATATGCAGCAAATGAAGATTGATGTAATTTGATATTAattctcacatattttattttaaatagagCATCCGATATTAAATTACATCTGTCCATTCCATATGCTCTAGCACTCTTAACTTTTATgctaaagtaaaataaaaaaataacccaAAGTAAACACTTACGAAATATTGGTGAGATCAGTGAAGAACACAAAAGTAAAAAGATCCATCTGATGTTTCTTTAAAACCAAACCAACCTCAATGCCGCCATTACCATCTTTAGACTCCGCCATTGAAATGGATCCACTCTCTATGGATAAAATAGCTACCTTCTTTGGCCGGCCCCATCCAAAATCTATGCTGTATTCGCCGAACCTGGGTGACCCAGCTACTCCAATATGGCGAGAATTTTCAGACGTCGACGTTGAACAAAGTTTCAATAAAATTTTCTCTGCTTCTTTCTTTGGATCATTTTGTTTGCCCATCTCTTCGATTAAAGCACTGATCTTCACCACAAGAGCAGTCAACGAATCTTCTTTCCTACCAAGCAACGTCTCCCTCATATCGTCGAAATTAAACTTCCCTCCCACGAAGTTGCCGAAATAATTTTCAGGCACTGGTGGTGTAAAACGATTCCGGTAATCAACCGGGAACGCTAAAAGAACTTTCTTTGTAATTTCATCTCTCTCTGTAGCTTTGAGAATGCAATTAAAGACGTAAGCATACGTAAGAGCAAACGAAGATAAATGGAGCTTTGGCTTTGGAGATATATGAGTTGAACTATCCCAACTGGTCGATACCCTTTGCCGGAGTTTATCAATATCGGAACGACTTAGCTCAAATGTGGCTCGATATAAGTCTGAGGATTCACCCGAGCTTGGAAGCTGAAAGACTTCAAATAGTTTTGGATTGTTTCTGCAATCAGATGACGTAGTACCAGGACTCCCCGACCAAATATT
It encodes the following:
- the LOC133819657 gene encoding phenolic glucoside malonyltransferase 1-like — encoded protein: MASSPNLPKTLEVSHVAPFTASPETTTHFTLPLTFFDMIWFKCPPSKRLFFYSLPEITKHAFLDSLLPKLKHSLSLTLQYFLPLAGKLTWPQDSPKPIVLYAPGDVVSVYVAESDADFDLLASNHAFQASAVRPLVPLLHVSETGASLIALQITVFPNRGFSIGVTTHHAVLDGKSAIMFMKSWAYLSKEDKPLLPELTPFYDRTIIKDPSGFDMKLLNIWSGSPGTTSSDCRNNPKLFEVFQLPSSGESSDLYRATFELSRSDIDKLRQRVSTSWDSSTHISPKPKLHLSSFALTYAYVFNCILKATERDEITKKVLLAFPVDYRNRFTPPVPENYFGNFVGGKFNFDDMRETLLGRKEDSLTALVVKISALIEEMGKQNDPKKEAEKILLKLCSTSTSENSRHIGVAGSPRFGEYSIDFGWGRPKKVAILSIESGSISMAESKDGNGGIEVGLVLKKHQMDLFTFVFFTDLTNIS